One window of Mus caroli chromosome 11, CAROLI_EIJ_v1.1, whole genome shotgun sequence genomic DNA carries:
- the Patz1 gene encoding POZ-, AT hook-, and zinc finger-containing protein 1 isoform X2, which yields MERVNDASCGPSGCYTYQVSRHSTEMLHNLNQQRKNGGRFCDVLLRVGDESFPAHRAVLAACSEYFESVFSAQLGDGGAADGGPADVGGAAAAPGGGAGGSRELEMHTISSKVFGDILDFAYTSRIVVRLESFPELMTAAKFLLMRSVIEICQEVIKQSNVQILVPPARADIMLFRPPGTSDLGFPLDMTNGAAMAANSNGIAGSMQPEEEAARATGAAIAGQASLPVLPGVDRLPMVAGPLSPQLLTSPFPNVASSAPPLTSKRGRGRPRKANLLDSMFGSPGGLREAGILPCGLCGKVFTDANRLRQHEAQHGVTSLQLGYIDLPPPRLGENGLPISEDPDGPRKRSRTRKQVACEICGKIFRDVYHLNRHKLSHSGEKPYSCPVCGLRFKRKDRMSYHVRSHDGSVGKPYICQSCGKGFSRPDHLNGHIKQVHTSERPHKCQTCNASFATRDRLRSHLACHEDKVPCQVCGKYLRAAYMADHLKKHSEGPSNFCSICNRGLQAPGTHPEWGSSVPLRQDLWQQRRPEMLTSGSD from the exons ATGGAGCGGGTCAACGACGCTTCTTGCGGTCCGTCGGGCTGCTACACCTACCAGGTGAGCAGACACAGTACGGAGATGCTGCACAACCTGAACCAACAACGCAAAAACGGCGGGCGCTTTTGCGACGTGCTCCTACGGGTAGGCGACGAGAGCTTCCCAGCGCACCGCGCCGTACTGGCTGCCTGCAGCGAGTACTTTGAGTCTGTGTTCAGCGCCCAGTTAGGCGACGGCGGAGCTGCAGATGGTGGTCCTGCTGATGTGGGAGGCGCGGCCGCGGCTCCAGGCGGCGGAGCTGGAGGCAGCCGCGAACTGGAGATGCACACCATCAGTTCCAAAGTGTTCGGAGACATCCTGGACTTCGCTTACACGTCCCGAATCGTTGTGCGCCTAGAGAGCTTCCCCGAGCTCATGACGGCCGCCAAGTTCCTGCTGATGAGGTCGGTCATCGAGATCTGCCAGGAAGTAATCAAACAGTCCAACGTGCAGATCCTAGTGCCCCCTGCCCGGGCTGATATCATGCTCTTTCGCCCACCTGGGACTTCTGACTTGGGCTTCCCTTTGGACATGACCAACGGGGCAGCCATGGCAGCCAACAGTAACGGTATTGCTGGCAGTATGCAGCCCGAGGAGGAGGCTGCCAGGGCCACAGGTGCTGCTATTGCGGGCCAAGCTTCCCTGCCTGTGTTACCTGGGGTGGACAGATTGCCCATGGTGGCTGGACCCCTATCCCCCCAACTACTGACTTCTCCATTCCCTAATGTGGCATCCAGTGCACCTCCACTGACTAGCAAGCGAGGCCGGGGACGCCCCAGGAAGGCCAACCTGCTGGACTCCATGTTTGGGTCTCCAGGGGGCTTGAGGGAAGCAGGCATCCTTCCATGTGGCCTGTGCGGGAAGGTGTTCACTGACGCCAACCGGCTCCGGCAACATGAGGCCCAGCACGGCGTCACAAGCCTCCAGTTGGGCTATATCGATCTTCCTCCTCCAAGGCTGGGTGAGAATGGGTTACCCATCTCCGAGGACCCCGATGGCCCCAGAAAAAGGAGCCGGACCAGGAAGCAAGTGGCTTGTGAGATCTGTGGCAAGATCTTTCGTGACGTATACCATCTCAACCGGCATAAGCTGTCCCACTCGGGGGAGAAGCCGTACTCGTGCCCGGTGTGTGGTCTGCGGTTCAAGAGAAAAGACCGAATGTCGTACCATGTGAGGTCCCATGATGGGTCAGTGGGCAAACCATACATCTGCCAGAGCTGTGGGAAAGGTTTCTCCAG GCCCGATCACTTGAACGGACATATCAAGCAGGTGCACACTTCCGAGCGGCCTCACAAGTGTCAG ACCTGCAATGCCTCCTTTGCGACTCGAGACCGCCTGCGCTCCCACCTGGCCTGTCATGAAGACAAGGTGCCCTGCCAGGTGTGTGGAAAGTACTTGCGGGCCGCATACATGGCAGACCACCTGAAGAAGCACAGTGAGGGGCCCAGCAACTTCTGTAGCATCTGTAACCGAG
- the Patz1 gene encoding POZ-, AT hook-, and zinc finger-containing protein 1 isoform X3, with protein sequence MERVNDASCGPSGCYTYQVSRHSTEMLHNLNQQRKNGGRFCDVLLRVGDESFPAHRAVLAACSEYFESVFSAQLGDGGAADGGPADVGGAAAAPGGGAGGSRELEMHTISSKVFGDILDFAYTSRIVVRLESFPELMTAAKFLLMRSVIEICQEVIKQSNVQILVPPARADIMLFRPPGTSDLGFPLDMTNGAAMAANSNGIAGSMQPEEEAARATGAAIAGQASLPVLPGVDRLPMVAGPLSPQLLTSPFPNVASSAPPLTSKRGRGRPRKANLLDSMFGSPGGLREAGILPCGLCGKVFTDANRLRQHEAQHGVTSLQLGYIDLPPPRLGENGLPISEDPDGPRKRSRTRKQVACEICGKIFRDVYHLNRHKLSHSGEKPYSCPVCGLRFKRKDRMSYHVRSHDGSVGKPYICQSCGKGFSRPDHLNGHIKQVHTSERPHKCQVWVGSSSGLPPLEPLPSDLPSWDFAQPALWRSSHSVPDTAFSLSLKKSFPALENLSPAHSSNVLFCSAPPGYLRQGWTTPEGSLAFTQWPVG encoded by the exons ATGGAGCGGGTCAACGACGCTTCTTGCGGTCCGTCGGGCTGCTACACCTACCAGGTGAGCAGACACAGTACGGAGATGCTGCACAACCTGAACCAACAACGCAAAAACGGCGGGCGCTTTTGCGACGTGCTCCTACGGGTAGGCGACGAGAGCTTCCCAGCGCACCGCGCCGTACTGGCTGCCTGCAGCGAGTACTTTGAGTCTGTGTTCAGCGCCCAGTTAGGCGACGGCGGAGCTGCAGATGGTGGTCCTGCTGATGTGGGAGGCGCGGCCGCGGCTCCAGGCGGCGGAGCTGGAGGCAGCCGCGAACTGGAGATGCACACCATCAGTTCCAAAGTGTTCGGAGACATCCTGGACTTCGCTTACACGTCCCGAATCGTTGTGCGCCTAGAGAGCTTCCCCGAGCTCATGACGGCCGCCAAGTTCCTGCTGATGAGGTCGGTCATCGAGATCTGCCAGGAAGTAATCAAACAGTCCAACGTGCAGATCCTAGTGCCCCCTGCCCGGGCTGATATCATGCTCTTTCGCCCACCTGGGACTTCTGACTTGGGCTTCCCTTTGGACATGACCAACGGGGCAGCCATGGCAGCCAACAGTAACGGTATTGCTGGCAGTATGCAGCCCGAGGAGGAGGCTGCCAGGGCCACAGGTGCTGCTATTGCGGGCCAAGCTTCCCTGCCTGTGTTACCTGGGGTGGACAGATTGCCCATGGTGGCTGGACCCCTATCCCCCCAACTACTGACTTCTCCATTCCCTAATGTGGCATCCAGTGCACCTCCACTGACTAGCAAGCGAGGCCGGGGACGCCCCAGGAAGGCCAACCTGCTGGACTCCATGTTTGGGTCTCCAGGGGGCTTGAGGGAAGCAGGCATCCTTCCATGTGGCCTGTGCGGGAAGGTGTTCACTGACGCCAACCGGCTCCGGCAACATGAGGCCCAGCACGGCGTCACAAGCCTCCAGTTGGGCTATATCGATCTTCCTCCTCCAAGGCTGGGTGAGAATGGGTTACCCATCTCCGAGGACCCCGATGGCCCCAGAAAAAGGAGCCGGACCAGGAAGCAAGTGGCTTGTGAGATCTGTGGCAAGATCTTTCGTGACGTATACCATCTCAACCGGCATAAGCTGTCCCACTCGGGGGAGAAGCCGTACTCGTGCCCGGTGTGTGGTCTGCGGTTCAAGAGAAAAGACCGAATGTCGTACCATGTGAGGTCCCATGATGGGTCAGTGGGCAAACCATACATCTGCCAGAGCTGTGGGAAAGGTTTCTCCAG GCCCGATCACTTGAACGGACATATCAAGCAGGTGCACACTTCCGAGCGGCCTCACAAGTGTCAG GTGTGGGTTGGGAGCAGCAGCGGCCTGCCGCCCCTGGAACCTCTTCCTAGCGACCTGCCATCATGGGACTTTGCCCAGCCTGCTTTGTGGAGGTCGTCCCATTCAGTTCCTGATACCgccttttccctctctctaaaAAAGTCCTTTCCAGCCCTTGAAAACCTGAGTCCAGCACACTCCAGCAATGTGCTCTTCTGCTCAGCCCCACCAGGATACCTGAGACAGGGATGGACAACCCCTGAGGGTAGCCTGGCTTTTACTCAGTGGCCTGTAGGCTAA